Proteins from one Flavobacterium sp. N2038 genomic window:
- a CDS encoding triple tyrosine motif-containing protein, with product MKTKFSALLLLINFVLFSQELPPIVKYTASVYGAGNQSWMISQDDRNFLYFANNDGLLEYNGTTWQLYSAPNETVIRSVKVIGNKIYTGTYMNFGYWTRKADGKLKYTSLSDTIKNKILDDEQFWNILKYDQWILFQSLNRIYIYDTKTGKFKIIAPKNGVVKSFAPKNAIYFQTIKEGLFEIESGKAKLVSDNPILKKNTIANVFTTDDGLLIQTQLDGIYKLIGSTLTRVVTDVDAELKSSFVYSSQRLKDGSFALGTVSNGIFVLSDNGKLKYHLTQSKGLSNNTALSLFEDNDQNLWTGLDNGINCINIQSPVHSFTDDTGVLGTVYASATFNGLLYIGTNQGLFYKPIQSNSDFKFINGTKGQVWSLFVYDNTLFCGHDSGTFVVTNDSARNIFSASGTWKFETVPGNKNQLLQGNYYGISVLEKLNNQWVFRNKIQGFDYSSRYFEVSGNLDIYVSHEYKGIFRLKLDQSLLKTDGFYTYKSPLKGKRASLTKFNGTIYYAYKGGIFRLNPKTRQFEKDSLLSSIFEKDEYTSGKLIVDNSNKIWLFSRNYIHYFSASKLSNQLKQNIIPIPSSLTNSMLGYENITQISKSIYLIGTTDGYYALNIDDLSFKNYNVFITDIAINKQNETLKNVDLESEGDFHSNENNVTFCYSVPEYNKYINSEYQYLLEGFQNEWSEWSTKATVNFKNLAPGRYTFKVRAKYANTILEKTAVYTFTVLKPWYLTNLAFFIYFLLILVMAYFINKAYTNYYQKQKEKLIEENNLLLEIQELENEQQLMKLRNEQLSQDVDNKNRELAVSTMSLNSKNELLAFIKDDLKKTAQNDSSNIKSVISTINKNITEEDSWNVFKEAFDNADKDFLKRIKQMHPALTPNDLRLCAYLRLNLSSKEIAPLFNISVRSVEIKRYRLRKKMDLQHEMGLVEYILAV from the coding sequence TTGAAAACTAAATTTTCTGCTTTACTACTTTTGATAAATTTCGTGTTGTTCTCGCAAGAACTACCACCCATTGTTAAATATACGGCAAGTGTTTATGGTGCCGGGAATCAAAGCTGGATGATTTCACAGGACGACAGGAATTTCTTGTATTTTGCGAATAATGACGGTCTTTTGGAATATAACGGAACTACCTGGCAATTGTATTCGGCACCAAACGAGACTGTAATCCGGTCTGTAAAAGTGATTGGAAACAAAATTTACACCGGCACTTATATGAATTTTGGTTACTGGACCAGAAAAGCTGATGGTAAACTAAAATATACTTCGCTAAGCGATACCATCAAAAATAAGATTTTAGACGATGAACAGTTCTGGAATATCCTGAAATATGATCAATGGATCTTGTTTCAGTCTCTTAATCGAATTTATATTTATGATACCAAGACCGGAAAATTTAAAATTATTGCCCCAAAAAACGGTGTTGTAAAATCGTTTGCTCCAAAAAATGCCATTTATTTTCAGACGATAAAAGAAGGGCTTTTTGAGATTGAAAGCGGAAAAGCAAAATTAGTTTCTGATAACCCTATTCTGAAAAAAAACACTATCGCAAATGTCTTCACAACTGATGATGGATTACTAATTCAGACTCAATTAGATGGTATTTATAAACTGATTGGAAGTACTTTGACCCGTGTTGTTACAGATGTTGATGCCGAATTAAAATCGAGTTTTGTATACAGCAGTCAGCGTCTTAAAGATGGTAGTTTTGCTTTAGGAACTGTTTCTAACGGTATTTTTGTCTTATCAGATAATGGGAAACTAAAATACCATCTTACGCAGAGCAAAGGATTGAGCAATAATACTGCTTTGTCTCTTTTTGAAGACAATGACCAGAATTTATGGACAGGTCTTGATAACGGAATAAATTGCATTAATATCCAGTCGCCGGTACATAGTTTTACAGATGATACGGGAGTTTTGGGAACGGTATACGCATCGGCTACTTTTAACGGATTATTATATATCGGAACAAATCAGGGATTGTTTTATAAACCCATTCAAAGTAACTCAGATTTCAAATTTATAAACGGAACAAAAGGACAGGTCTGGTCATTATTTGTATATGATAATACGCTTTTTTGCGGACATGATTCCGGGACTTTTGTAGTGACAAATGATTCAGCAAGGAATATTTTTTCTGCTTCCGGAACCTGGAAATTTGAAACCGTTCCGGGCAATAAAAATCAATTGTTGCAAGGAAATTATTATGGAATTTCTGTTTTAGAAAAATTAAATAATCAGTGGGTATTCAGAAATAAAATTCAGGGGTTTGATTACTCCTCCCGTTATTTTGAAGTGTCCGGTAATTTAGATATTTATGTTAGTCATGAATACAAAGGCATTTTTAGATTAAAACTGGATCAGTCTTTATTAAAAACAGACGGATTCTATACCTATAAATCGCCATTAAAAGGAAAACGTGCCAGTTTAACAAAGTTTAACGGAACTATTTATTATGCCTATAAAGGTGGAATCTTCAGGCTTAATCCAAAAACAAGGCAATTTGAAAAAGACAGCCTTTTAAGCTCGATTTTTGAAAAAGACGAATATACTTCTGGTAAATTAATTGTAGATAACTCGAATAAAATCTGGCTTTTTTCCCGAAACTATATCCATTACTTTTCTGCAAGTAAACTAAGCAATCAGTTAAAACAAAACATAATCCCCATTCCTTCTTCTTTGACCAACTCCATGCTGGGATATGAGAATATTACTCAAATTTCAAAATCAATCTACCTGATTGGCACAACAGATGGTTATTATGCCTTAAATATCGATGATTTAAGTTTTAAGAATTATAATGTTTTTATCACTGATATTGCTATAAACAAACAAAATGAAACGTTGAAAAATGTTGATCTTGAAAGTGAGGGAGATTTTCATTCAAACGAAAATAATGTGACCTTTTGTTACAGCGTTCCCGAGTATAATAAATATATCAATTCAGAATATCAATATCTCTTAGAAGGATTTCAAAACGAATGGAGCGAGTGGAGTACAAAAGCCACAGTAAATTTTAAAAATCTGGCTCCGGGAAGATATACTTTTAAAGTTCGGGCAAAATACGCCAATACCATATTGGAAAAAACGGCTGTTTATACTTTTACGGTTTTAAAACCCTGGTATCTCACTAATCTGGCCTTTTTTATCTATTTTCTTTTAATACTTGTAATGGCTTATTTTATAAATAAAGCGTACACAAACTATTATCAGAAACAAAAAGAGAAACTGATTGAAGAAAATAATCTTTTACTGGAAATACAGGAGCTGGAAAACGAACAACAGCTAATGAAATTGCGTAACGAACAGCTCTCGCAGGATGTGGATAATAAAAACCGTGAACTGGCAGTTTCGACAATGAGTTTAAATAGTAAAAATGAATTGCTGGCTTTTATAAAAGACGATTTGAAAAAAACGGCACAAAATGACAGCTCTAACATAAAGTCTGTTATCAGTACAATTAATAAAAACATTACGGAAGAAGATTCGTGGAATGTTTTTAAAGAAGCGTTTGATAATGCTGATAAAGATTTTCTAAAACGCATTAAACAAATGCATCCGGCTTTAACACCAAATGATCTTCGATTATGCGCTTATCTTCGACTGAATCTTTCTTCAAAAGAGATTGCTCCTTTATTTAATATTTCAGTAAGAAGTGTAGAAATAAAAAGATACCGATTACGCAAAAAAATGGATTTACAGCACGAAATGGGATTAGTGGAGTATATCTTAGCTGTATAG
- a CDS encoding mechanosensitive ion channel family protein: protein MKSKIICILAFFFFFVSSLTFAQKDTVHAVAVKAKLKGYPVSPFKDTLFYVYNNVGSFSAENRANAISEKIKKLYEDSFFDPDSLEVVSSDISEDITYKGDFILMSILENDAKVENQTKAFVAKRNAALIKRAVIYQNENYSQLPKRLGYTALLIFLIGLMLFVVNKIFNWVKLRILKKSDKYFKGIAYNNINILTAQKQQFLSMKLFGFIKVIVLIFIVYLSLPVLFSIFPATEVYTTTLLRWILTPAKLAVMGFVGFLPSLVTIFVIIIIFRYSIKIIKFFFDEIKKENIKIDGFYSDWAMPTFNIIRFLMFAFMLVIIFPYLPGSDSDIFKGVSVFVGILFSLGSSNAIANMVAGLVITYMRPFKIGDFIKIGDVSGEVIEKTALVTRIRTPKFEDITIPNATVLSSTSTNFSANTKHSTNGLLIHTTVTIGYDVPWTAIHKALIIAASKTELTEKTPEPFVLQTSLDDFYVSYQINVYTKEPTKQPRIYSSLHQNIQDSFNEAGIEIMSPHYNALRDGNTTTIPSDYLDKDYETPSFNVKNKS, encoded by the coding sequence ATGAAAAGTAAAATCATTTGTATTTTAGCCTTCTTTTTCTTTTTTGTTTCTTCATTAACTTTTGCTCAAAAAGATACTGTACATGCAGTAGCTGTTAAGGCAAAATTAAAAGGTTATCCTGTAAGTCCTTTCAAAGACACACTTTTTTATGTTTACAACAATGTAGGCTCTTTTTCTGCTGAAAACAGAGCCAATGCGATCAGCGAAAAAATTAAGAAACTATACGAGGATTCTTTTTTTGATCCTGATTCGCTCGAAGTTGTTTCTTCTGATATTTCTGAGGACATTACTTATAAAGGTGATTTTATCCTCATGTCTATTTTAGAGAATGATGCCAAAGTCGAAAATCAAACAAAAGCTTTTGTAGCAAAACGAAATGCTGCTTTGATAAAACGAGCTGTTATTTATCAGAATGAAAACTATTCCCAACTTCCTAAAAGACTTGGATATACTGCATTGTTGATTTTTTTAATCGGATTGATGTTGTTTGTTGTAAACAAAATCTTCAATTGGGTAAAACTTCGAATTTTAAAAAAGAGTGATAAATACTTTAAAGGAATTGCCTATAATAATATAAATATACTAACGGCACAGAAACAGCAGTTTTTGAGTATGAAACTGTTTGGGTTCATAAAAGTTATTGTGCTTATTTTTATCGTTTATCTTTCATTGCCGGTATTATTTAGCATTTTTCCGGCAACAGAGGTTTATACCACAACTTTATTGCGTTGGATACTTACTCCGGCAAAATTGGCTGTAATGGGTTTTGTTGGATTTTTACCAAGTCTGGTTACCATTTTTGTTATCATTATTATTTTTAGATATAGCATAAAAATAATCAAGTTCTTTTTTGATGAAATTAAAAAGGAAAATATAAAAATAGATGGCTTTTATAGCGACTGGGCGATGCCAACATTCAATATTATTCGATTTTTGATGTTCGCCTTCATGCTCGTGATTATATTTCCTTATCTGCCAGGATCTGATTCTGATATTTTTAAAGGCGTTTCTGTGTTTGTGGGGATTTTATTTTCATTAGGATCTTCAAATGCCATAGCAAATATGGTTGCAGGATTGGTTATTACCTATATGCGTCCGTTTAAAATTGGTGATTTTATCAAGATTGGTGATGTAAGCGGGGAAGTAATTGAAAAAACAGCTTTGGTTACAAGAATAAGAACTCCAAAGTTTGAGGATATCACCATTCCTAACGCAACAGTTTTATCCAGCACTTCAACAAATTTTTCTGCTAATACCAAACATTCCACAAATGGTTTGCTAATTCATACAACAGTAACTATTGGCTATGATGTTCCCTGGACAGCTATTCACAAAGCGCTGATTATTGCCGCATCAAAAACAGAGTTAACAGAAAAAACGCCTGAGCCTTTTGTGTTACAAACCAGCTTAGATGATTTTTATGTTTCCTATCAGATAAATGTCTATACAAAAGAACCAACAAAGCAGCCCAGAATTTACTCTTCACTGCATCAAAACATTCAGGACTCTTTTAATGAAGCCGGAATCGAAATTATGTCGCCACATTACAATGCCTTGCGCGACGGAAACACGACAACGATTCCGTCTGATTATTTAGATAAAGATTATGAAACACCTTCATTTAATGTTAAGAATAAAAGTTAA
- the uvrA gene encoding excinuclease ABC subunit UvrA has product MQIDLSTLDPKQNIIIKGAQVHNLKNVDVAIPRNKLVVITGLSGSGKSSLAFDTLYAEGQRRYVESLSSYARQFLGRLDKPKVEYIKGIAPAIAIEQKVNTTNARSTVGTSTEIYDYVKLLYARIGRTYSPISGQEVKKNTVTDVISDVKNLEIDSKWLLLAPIHLEEGRQLEDKLKVLLQQGFARILVDNEMVRLDDFTSSEIHSLDNKDILLIIDRIVVKEEEEFYNRLADAVQTAFFEGKGICFLQELGSDKRFSYSNNFELDGITFLEPNVHLFSFNNPYGACPVCEGYGNIIGIDADLVVPNTSLSVFESAIYPWRGDSMSWYKDELVKHAYKFDFPIHKPYFQLTEEQKDLIWKGNQYFQGLNDFFKELEEKNYKIQNRVMLSRYRGKTKCHACRGKRLREEASYVKINGKTVSELVDLPIRHLVTFFKNIELNVYEAQIAKRLMVEINNRLSFLTEVGLDYLTLNRNSSTLSGGESQRINLATSLGSSLVGSMYILDEPSIGLHPKDSERLIKVLLSLRDLGNTVIVVEHDEDIMKAADMIIDIGPEAGTFGGKLVAQGTYAEILKSDSLTSKYLNGALEISVPKKRRKFKNHIDIVGARENNLKNINVTFPLDVLTVVTGVSGSGKSTLIKKILFPAMQKKLENAAEKAGQFTELKGSFSQIKHIEYVDQNPIGRSSRSNPVTYIKAYDDIRDLYAKEKLSKIRGYQAKHFSFNVDGGRCETCKGEGSINVEMVFMADVSLPCETCGGKRFKKEILEINFDDKNINDILTMTIDDAIAFFEKNKQTKITQKLQPLQDVGLGYVQLGQSSSTLSGGEAQRIKLASFLVKGATKDKALFVFDEPTTGLHFHDIKKLLASFDALIEKGHSIIVIEHNLDLIKCADWIIDLGPEGGENGGHLLAVGTPEDVVKVKESVTGVYLKDKI; this is encoded by the coding sequence ATGCAAATTGATCTTTCTACACTCGACCCGAAGCAAAATATTATCATTAAAGGCGCGCAGGTACATAATTTAAAAAATGTAGATGTTGCTATTCCACGAAACAAACTTGTTGTAATCACAGGGCTTTCAGGATCAGGAAAGTCGAGTCTGGCATTTGATACTTTGTATGCCGAGGGACAACGTCGTTATGTGGAGAGTTTATCTTCATATGCACGTCAGTTTTTAGGACGTTTAGATAAACCCAAAGTAGAATATATTAAAGGTATTGCTCCGGCAATTGCCATTGAGCAAAAGGTAAATACTACCAATGCGCGTTCGACTGTCGGGACATCTACTGAAATTTACGATTACGTTAAACTTCTATATGCCAGAATTGGCCGCACTTATTCTCCAATTTCAGGACAAGAAGTCAAAAAAAACACGGTTACTGATGTTATTTCTGATGTTAAAAACTTAGAGATAGACAGTAAATGGCTTTTACTCGCCCCTATTCATTTAGAAGAAGGACGTCAGCTTGAAGATAAGTTAAAAGTACTTTTACAGCAAGGTTTTGCTCGTATTTTAGTAGATAATGAAATGGTCCGTCTGGATGATTTCACTTCTTCAGAAATTCATTCGTTAGACAATAAAGATATTTTATTAATTATTGACCGTATTGTCGTTAAAGAGGAAGAAGAATTCTACAATCGTCTTGCCGATGCTGTACAAACGGCCTTTTTTGAAGGAAAAGGAATTTGTTTTCTGCAAGAATTAGGCTCAGATAAAAGATTCTCTTATTCTAATAATTTTGAACTTGACGGCATTACTTTTTTAGAGCCCAATGTACATTTATTCAGCTTTAACAATCCATACGGCGCCTGTCCGGTTTGTGAAGGCTACGGAAACATCATTGGTATCGATGCTGACTTAGTGGTTCCAAATACTTCTCTGTCTGTTTTTGAAAGTGCCATTTATCCATGGCGTGGTGATAGCATGAGCTGGTACAAGGACGAATTGGTAAAACATGCTTACAAATTCGATTTTCCAATTCATAAACCTTACTTCCAGTTAACAGAAGAACAAAAAGATTTAATCTGGAAAGGAAATCAATATTTTCAGGGTTTAAATGATTTCTTTAAAGAATTGGAAGAAAAAAATTACAAAATACAAAACCGCGTAATGTTATCCCGTTATCGCGGAAAAACTAAATGTCATGCATGTCGTGGAAAACGCTTACGCGAAGAAGCTTCTTATGTAAAAATTAATGGTAAAACGGTATCAGAATTAGTTGATTTACCGATTAGACATTTGGTTACTTTTTTCAAAAACATCGAATTAAATGTTTACGAAGCACAGATAGCCAAACGTTTGATGGTCGAAATCAACAATCGTTTATCGTTCCTGACAGAAGTTGGTCTGGACTACCTTACTTTAAACCGAAATTCCTCTACCCTTTCCGGAGGAGAATCACAACGTATTAATCTTGCTACGTCTCTGGGAAGCAGTTTAGTAGGTTCTATGTATATTTTGGATGAACCAAGTATTGGTCTTCATCCTAAAGATTCTGAGCGATTGATAAAGGTTTTGCTTTCGCTTCGTGATTTAGGAAATACAGTAATTGTAGTCGAACATGATGAAGATATCATGAAAGCGGCTGATATGATTATTGATATTGGTCCCGAGGCAGGAACTTTTGGAGGAAAACTAGTAGCTCAGGGTACTTATGCAGAGATTTTAAAATCGGATTCGCTTACTTCAAAATACCTGAACGGAGCGCTGGAAATATCGGTTCCGAAAAAGAGACGAAAATTCAAAAATCATATTGATATTGTTGGTGCCCGCGAAAATAACTTAAAGAATATTAATGTTACTTTTCCTTTGGATGTTTTAACGGTTGTAACCGGAGTTTCCGGAAGCGGAAAAAGTACTCTGATTAAAAAGATTTTATTTCCTGCTATGCAGAAAAAACTGGAAAATGCTGCCGAAAAAGCGGGACAGTTTACAGAATTAAAAGGTTCTTTCTCTCAGATAAAACATATTGAATACGTAGATCAAAACCCGATTGGAAGAAGTTCAAGATCAAATCCGGTAACTTACATTAAAGCCTATGATGATATTCGTGATTTGTATGCTAAAGAAAAATTATCCAAAATAAGAGGTTATCAGGCTAAGCATTTTTCTTTTAATGTTGATGGAGGCCGTTGCGAAACTTGTAAAGGAGAAGGCTCGATAAACGTTGAAATGGTCTTTATGGCCGACGTTTCTTTACCATGTGAAACTTGTGGAGGAAAACGATTTAAAAAAGAAATCTTAGAAATCAATTTTGACGATAAAAACATCAACGATATTCTAACCATGACTATTGATGATGCGATTGCTTTTTTTGAAAAAAATAAACAAACAAAAATTACACAGAAACTACAGCCTTTACAAGATGTAGGTTTAGGATATGTACAATTAGGGCAATCTTCTTCTACTCTTTCAGGAGGTGAAGCACAACGTATCAAATTAGCCTCCTTTTTAGTAAAAGGGGCAACAAAAGACAAAGCCTTATTTGTTTTTGATGAACCAACAACCGGCTTGCATTTTCATGACATCAAAAAATTGCTGGCTTCATTTGATGCTTTAATCGAAAAAGGACATTCTATAATCGTAATTGAACACAATCTGGATTTGATAAAATGTGCCGACTGGATTATCGATTTAGGTCCTGAAGGTGGTGAAAATGGCGGGCATTTGTTAGCCGTTGGAACTCCGGAAGATGTTGTTAAAGTAAAAGAATCTGTAACGGGAGTTTATTTGAAGGACAAAATTTAA
- a CDS encoding glycosyltransferase family 4 protein: MEQKKLLIITYYFPPAGGPGVQRWLKFVKYLPDFDIQPIVYVPENPTYPIVDEGLVSEISDKVIVLKNKIWEPYQLASMFSKNKTKKISSGIFPHKKKQTFLDKTFLWVRGNLFIPDARVFWVKPSVSYLEKYIRENNIDTIVTSGPPHSLHLIGLELKEKLNVKWFADFRDPWTTIGYHKALRLSGYADKKHKQLEHKVLNSADTVIVTSKTTKAEFQAITNKPIEVITNGYDIENVEKQTLDTKFTLAHIGSFLSDRNPKFLWECLVELSNEIPDFKSHLEIKLIGAVSQEVLDSVTEFKLNDYLNLLGYVSHKEAIAHQKKSQVLLLIEINSEDTKSIIPGKLFEYMVSNRPIIAIGPQGSDFADIIKETNTGVFFDYSEKAKLKSVILDFYNQFLEGKLQANGVGLQQYSRKNLTKQLAQLINK, from the coding sequence TTGGAACAAAAAAAACTTTTAATAATAACTTATTACTTCCCACCAGCAGGAGGACCAGGAGTACAACGCTGGTTAAAATTTGTAAAATACCTTCCTGATTTTGATATTCAGCCTATTGTTTATGTTCCGGAAAATCCGACTTATCCAATTGTAGATGAAGGTTTGGTAAGTGAGATATCTGATAAAGTAATTGTTCTTAAAAATAAAATATGGGAGCCATACCAATTGGCTTCTATGTTTTCTAAAAATAAAACCAAGAAAATTAGCTCCGGAATTTTTCCACATAAAAAGAAACAAACATTTTTAGATAAAACCTTTCTTTGGGTTCGTGGAAATCTTTTTATTCCGGATGCACGTGTTTTTTGGGTAAAACCATCCGTTTCTTATCTCGAAAAATATATCAGAGAAAATAATATTGATACGATTGTTACGTCCGGACCTCCGCATAGTTTGCATTTAATCGGATTAGAATTAAAAGAAAAACTAAATGTAAAATGGTTTGCCGATTTTCGTGATCCATGGACTACTATTGGATATCATAAAGCATTACGTCTGTCTGGTTATGCAGATAAAAAACACAAACAATTAGAACATAAAGTACTTAATTCTGCAGATACTGTTATTGTAACCAGTAAAACTACAAAAGCAGAATTTCAGGCTATTACCAATAAACCAATTGAAGTAATTACAAACGGTTACGATATTGAAAATGTAGAAAAGCAAACCTTAGATACTAAATTTACACTGGCACATATTGGTTCGTTTTTATCAGACCGAAACCCTAAGTTTTTATGGGAATGTCTGGTTGAATTATCAAACGAAATTCCGGATTTTAAATCACATCTTGAAATTAAATTAATTGGTGCAGTAAGCCAGGAAGTACTTGACTCTGTAACAGAATTTAAACTGAATGATTATTTGAATCTTTTGGGATATGTTTCTCACAAAGAAGCAATAGCGCATCAGAAAAAATCTCAGGTTTTACTTTTAATCGAAATTAATTCTGAAGATACTAAAAGTATAATTCCGGGAAAATTGTTTGAATATATGGTTTCAAATCGTCCAATAATTGCTATTGGTCCTCAGGGTTCTGATTTTGCAGATATTATAAAAGAAACCAATACAGGAGTATTTTTTGATTATTCTGAAAAAGCGAAATTAAAAAGTGTAATTTTGGACTTTTATAATCAGTTTTTGGAAGGAAAATTACAAGCCAATGGTGTTGGTTTACAACAATATTCAAGAAAAAATCTTACCAAACAATTAGCACAATTGATTAACAAATAA
- a CDS encoding lipopolysaccharide biosynthesis protein yields MGIVLNQSFKNTVITYIGFGIGAINTLYLYPIFLGATFYGLTNYITSSANVIMPLFAIGMQNTLVKFYSQYKTDEEKSRFLSFTVLFPILLIIPLLIIGLCFYDQILFFLSKKNAIVKSYIWLIPFIALTMAYFEIFYAWARVHMHSVFGNFIKEIGLRLFSLFLLIAVYYNILTVEGFVYATAVLYLLAFLVTMFYAFSVKKPVFQFTKPKNTKDILVYTFYIILSGSVANLLLDGDKMILNQYMIIDNIAFYSVATYIALVISVPSRAMHQIVYPITAKLMHENKFDELNQLYKKTSINLQMVGGFVMLCIFVNINQLYQLVPKEYSGGIAVVFMIGLSKYFDLILGNNNAIIFNTKYYRMVLYLGLMLVVLTIVLNMIFIPIFGIFGSAFATLLSITLYSLAKLLFVVKKLHLYPFTKETVYSALLTFVLFLVFYFWEFPFFQLISIALKSILVTILYVYLNYKFNISPDINKVIDTLLKKVGIKI; encoded by the coding sequence ATGGGTATTGTCTTAAATCAATCTTTTAAAAACACTGTAATTACATACATTGGTTTTGGCATCGGAGCCATTAATACACTTTATTTATATCCAATTTTTCTGGGGGCAACTTTTTATGGATTGACTAACTATATAACTTCCAGTGCAAATGTTATAATGCCGTTGTTTGCTATTGGAATGCAAAATACATTGGTAAAATTTTATTCTCAATATAAAACCGATGAAGAAAAATCCCGATTTTTATCTTTTACGGTTTTGTTTCCCATTCTATTAATAATTCCTCTGTTAATAATTGGACTTTGTTTCTATGATCAAATTTTGTTCTTTTTATCCAAAAAGAATGCAATTGTCAAAAGTTATATTTGGCTTATACCATTTATAGCTTTGACTATGGCTTATTTCGAAATTTTTTATGCCTGGGCTCGTGTTCATATGCACTCTGTTTTTGGTAACTTTATTAAAGAAATCGGTCTAAGATTGTTTTCTCTGTTTTTATTGATAGCGGTTTATTATAATATACTTACTGTTGAGGGATTTGTATATGCAACTGCAGTGCTGTATTTATTGGCATTTTTAGTTACTATGTTTTACGCATTTAGTGTTAAGAAACCAGTTTTTCAGTTTACTAAGCCAAAAAATACTAAAGATATACTGGTTTATACATTTTATATTATTTTGTCAGGGAGTGTAGCTAATTTACTTTTAGATGGAGATAAAATGATATTGAATCAATATATGATTATTGATAACATTGCATTCTATTCCGTTGCAACTTATATTGCTTTGGTAATTTCAGTTCCAAGTCGTGCTATGCATCAGATTGTATATCCAATTACAGCAAAATTAATGCACGAAAATAAATTTGATGAATTAAATCAGCTCTATAAAAAAACGTCAATTAATCTTCAGATGGTCGGCGGATTTGTAATGCTGTGTATTTTCGTAAATATCAATCAATTGTATCAATTGGTTCCAAAAGAATACAGCGGAGGAATTGCGGTAGTATTTATGATTGGGCTTTCTAAGTATTTTGATTTGATTTTAGGAAACAATAACGCCATTATTTTCAATACAAAATATTACAGAATGGTCTTGTATTTAGGATTAATGCTGGTGGTTTTGACGATAGTCTTAAACATGATTTTTATTCCTATTTTTGGAATTTTCGGTTCTGCATTTGCAACATTACTATCAATTACTTTATACAGTTTGGCTAAATTACTTTTTGTGGTAAAGAAGCTTCACTTGTATCCTTTTACAAAAGAAACAGTCTATTCTGCCTTATTAACATTTGTTCTGTTTCTGGTGTTTTATTTTTGGGAATTTCCATTCTTCCAATTAATTAGTATCGCTTTAAAATCGATTTTGGTGACGATTTTATATGTGTATCTAAATTATAAGTTTAATATTTCCCCAGACATCAATAAAGTAATTGATACTCTTTTGAAAAAAGTAGGAATTAAAATTTAA
- a CDS encoding nucleotidyltransferase: protein MNEQIIAIWNSFFENKVKYITIGGFAVNIYGYNRNTGDIDIYLEDTFENRVNLRKALRSINLGDFETIETMQFIPGWTDFTLSFGLRLDIMTAVKGLENKSFSSLLEDATIVKIGETPVYFIDYESLIIAKKAANRPKDILDIEELEKVNNENKENT from the coding sequence ATGAATGAGCAAATAATTGCCATTTGGAATAGTTTTTTCGAAAACAAAGTTAAATACATAACTATTGGCGGGTTTGCAGTAAATATTTATGGTTATAATAGGAATACTGGAGATATAGATATTTATCTGGAAGATACATTTGAAAATAGAGTAAATTTAAGAAAAGCTCTAAGATCAATAAATTTAGGTGACTTTGAAACAATTGAAACCATGCAATTTATTCCAGGCTGGACTGATTTTACATTAAGTTTCGGATTAAGATTGGATATAATGACAGCAGTAAAAGGTTTAGAAAATAAATCTTTTTCATCATTATTGGAAGATGCGACAATCGTAAAAATAGGGGAAACTCCAGTTTATTTTATTGATTATGAAAGTTTGATTATTGCAAAAAAAGCAGCCAATAGACCAAAAGATATTCTGGATATTGAAGAATTAGAGAAGGTGAACAACGAGAATAAAGAAAATACTTAA